A DNA window from Castanea sativa cultivar Marrone di Chiusa Pesio chromosome 7, ASM4071231v1 contains the following coding sequences:
- the LOC142642717 gene encoding endo-1,4-beta-xylanase 5-like isoform X1 — protein MEEMKLFTETCNLWLSCILLLSGMNISAFSYDYSSTTKCLVEPQRAQYGGGMIVNPEFNHSLEGWTMFGQGEIEERISKAGNSFIVVHNRTHPLDSLSQKVLLEKGKLYSFSAWIQISEGRETVSVLFKTADELVRGGKVIAEHGCWSLLKGGIVANFSTHVEILFESKNTKVDIWVNNVSLQPFTKEQWKSHQDISISKVRKSKVRFKVIHANKTAMQGAIVSIKQLKSNFPFGCGMNYRILESTDYQNWFASRFKFTTFTNEMKWYSTEKIQSQENYTVPDAMVKFSKQNGISIRGHNIFWDNPKQQPNWVKSLSSDDLRKAVEKRINSVVSRYRGQLIAWDVVNENLHFRYFEDKLGENASAVFYSKAYQLDPNTNMFMNEYGTINGGDEKASPANYKKKIEEILQYPGNEKILLAIGLQGNFGSGQPNLAYMRSSLDILGATGLPIWLTEVSVGVAKDTDQAQHLEDILREAYSHPAVKGIVMFAGPIAANFKEMPLADTNFKNTPAGDVVDKLLHEWKHCQAQEFTADDKGFVDVLLFHGDYNVTVQHTQANSSTTLGFRVTKDTPQATIDILIHT, from the exons ATGGAAGAGATGAAGCTTTTCACAGAAACTTGCAACTTATGGCTCTCATGCATTTTACTGCtttcag GGATGAATATCAGTGCTTTCTCCTACGATTACTCCTCAACAACAAag TGCTTGGTAGAGCCCCAGAGAGCTCAATATGGAGGAGGGATGATAGTCAATCCAGAATTTAATCATAGCTTAGAGGGATGGACCATGTTCGGACAAGGAGAAATTGAAGAACGAATTTCAAAGGCAGGCAACAGCTTCATTGTAGTACACAATAGAACACACCCACTAGACAGTTTATCTCAGAAGGTTCTACTTGAGAAAGGAAAGCTCTATAGTTTTTCAG CTTGGATTCAAATCAGTGAAGGAAGAGAGACAGTTTCTGTCCTCTTTAAAACAGCTGATGAACTGGTTCGAGGTGGTAAGGTGATTGCTGAGCATGGATGTTGGTCTCTGCTAAAAGGTGGCATAGTTGCAAATTTCTCAACCCATGTAGAGATCCTTTTCGAG AGCAAAAACACAAAAGTGGATATATGGGTGAATAATGTATCATTACAGCCATTCACTAAGGAGCAATGGAAATCCCACCAAGACATAAGCATCAGCAAG GTACGTAAGAGCAAGGTGAGGTTCAAGGTAATTCATGCAAATAAAACTGCAATGCAAGGTGCTATAGTCTCTATCAAGCAATTGAAATCAAACTTTCCTTTTGGGTGTGGTATGAACTACCGTATTCTTGAAAGCACTGATTATCAAAACTGGTTTGCATCGAGATTCAAATTTACCACTTTCACTAATGAGATGAAGTGGTATAGCACTGAGAAAATACAAAGCCAAGAGAACTATACTGTCCCAGATGCAAtggtaaaattttctaaacaaaatGGCATTTCCATCAGAGGTCACAACATATTTTGGGACAATCCCAAGCAGCAGCCTAATTGGGTCAAATCCCTTTCTTCTGATGATTTACGGAAAGCTGtagaaaaaagaatcaattcAGTGGTGTCAAGATACAGAGGGCAGCTAATTGCTTGGGATGTAGTTAATGAGAATCttcattttagatattttgaggATAAGCTTGGTGAAAATGCTTCTGCAGTATTCTATTCCAAGGCTTACCAACTTGACCCTAACACAAATATGTTCATGAACGAGTATGGTACCATAAATGGTGGGGATGAGAAAGCAAGCCCGGCCaactacaagaaaaaaatagaagagattCTGCAATATCCAGGGAATGAGAAGATATTACTAGCTATTGGCCTGCAAGGAAATTTTGGTTCAGGCCAGCCAAACCTTGCTTACATGAGATCTTCTTTGGACATTCTAGGTGCCACAGGACTGCCCATATGGCTTACCGAAGTAAGTGTTGGTGTTGCCAAAGACACTGATCAG GCCCAGCACTTGGAGGATATACTAAGAGAGGCTTATTCTCATCCTGCTGTCAAAGGGATTGTCATGTTTGCAGGCCCAATAGCAGCTAATTTCAAGGAAATGCCCCTTGCAGATACAAACTTCAAAAACACTCCAGCTGGAGATGTTGTGGATAAGCTGCTTCATGAGTGGAAACATTGTCAAGCTCAGGAATTCACAGCAGATGACAAAGGATTTGTAGATGTTTTACTATTTCATGGAGACTACAATGTAACTGTACAACACACACAGGCCAACTCTTCCACCACTCTAGGTTTTAGGGTGACTAAAGATACTCCACAAGCAACCATCGACATTCTAATACATACCTGA
- the LOC142642717 gene encoding endo-1,4-beta-xylanase 5-like isoform X2, producing MEEMKLFTETCNLWLSCILLLSGMNISAFSYDYSSTTKCLVEPQRAQYGGGMIVNPEFNHSLEGWTMFGQGEIEERISKAGNSFIVVHNRTHPLDSLSQKVLLEKGKLYSFSAWIQISEGRETVSVLFKTADELVRGGKVIAEHGCWSLLKGGIVANFSTHVEILFESKNTKVDIWVNNVSLQPFTKEQWKSHQDISISKVRKSKVRFKVIHANKTAMQGAIVSIKQLKSNFPFGCGMNYRILESTDYQNWFASRFKFTTFTNEMKWYSTEKIQSQENYTVPDAMVKFSKQNGISIRGHNIFWDNPKQQPNWVKSLSSDDLRKAVEKRINSVVSRYRGQLIAWDVVNENLHFRYFEDKLGENASAVFYSKAYQLDPNTNMFMNEYGTINGGDEKASPANYKKKIEEILQYPGNEKILLAIGLQGNFGSGQPNLAYMRSSLDILGATGLPIWLTEAQHLEDILREAYSHPAVKGIVMFAGPIAANFKEMPLADTNFKNTPAGDVVDKLLHEWKHCQAQEFTADDKGFVDVLLFHGDYNVTVQHTQANSSTTLGFRVTKDTPQATIDILIHT from the exons ATGGAAGAGATGAAGCTTTTCACAGAAACTTGCAACTTATGGCTCTCATGCATTTTACTGCtttcag GGATGAATATCAGTGCTTTCTCCTACGATTACTCCTCAACAACAAag TGCTTGGTAGAGCCCCAGAGAGCTCAATATGGAGGAGGGATGATAGTCAATCCAGAATTTAATCATAGCTTAGAGGGATGGACCATGTTCGGACAAGGAGAAATTGAAGAACGAATTTCAAAGGCAGGCAACAGCTTCATTGTAGTACACAATAGAACACACCCACTAGACAGTTTATCTCAGAAGGTTCTACTTGAGAAAGGAAAGCTCTATAGTTTTTCAG CTTGGATTCAAATCAGTGAAGGAAGAGAGACAGTTTCTGTCCTCTTTAAAACAGCTGATGAACTGGTTCGAGGTGGTAAGGTGATTGCTGAGCATGGATGTTGGTCTCTGCTAAAAGGTGGCATAGTTGCAAATTTCTCAACCCATGTAGAGATCCTTTTCGAG AGCAAAAACACAAAAGTGGATATATGGGTGAATAATGTATCATTACAGCCATTCACTAAGGAGCAATGGAAATCCCACCAAGACATAAGCATCAGCAAG GTACGTAAGAGCAAGGTGAGGTTCAAGGTAATTCATGCAAATAAAACTGCAATGCAAGGTGCTATAGTCTCTATCAAGCAATTGAAATCAAACTTTCCTTTTGGGTGTGGTATGAACTACCGTATTCTTGAAAGCACTGATTATCAAAACTGGTTTGCATCGAGATTCAAATTTACCACTTTCACTAATGAGATGAAGTGGTATAGCACTGAGAAAATACAAAGCCAAGAGAACTATACTGTCCCAGATGCAAtggtaaaattttctaaacaaaatGGCATTTCCATCAGAGGTCACAACATATTTTGGGACAATCCCAAGCAGCAGCCTAATTGGGTCAAATCCCTTTCTTCTGATGATTTACGGAAAGCTGtagaaaaaagaatcaattcAGTGGTGTCAAGATACAGAGGGCAGCTAATTGCTTGGGATGTAGTTAATGAGAATCttcattttagatattttgaggATAAGCTTGGTGAAAATGCTTCTGCAGTATTCTATTCCAAGGCTTACCAACTTGACCCTAACACAAATATGTTCATGAACGAGTATGGTACCATAAATGGTGGGGATGAGAAAGCAAGCCCGGCCaactacaagaaaaaaatagaagagattCTGCAATATCCAGGGAATGAGAAGATATTACTAGCTATTGGCCTGCAAGGAAATTTTGGTTCAGGCCAGCCAAACCTTGCTTACATGAGATCTTCTTTGGACATTCTAGGTGCCACAGGACTGCCCATATGGCTTACCGAA GCCCAGCACTTGGAGGATATACTAAGAGAGGCTTATTCTCATCCTGCTGTCAAAGGGATTGTCATGTTTGCAGGCCCAATAGCAGCTAATTTCAAGGAAATGCCCCTTGCAGATACAAACTTCAAAAACACTCCAGCTGGAGATGTTGTGGATAAGCTGCTTCATGAGTGGAAACATTGTCAAGCTCAGGAATTCACAGCAGATGACAAAGGATTTGTAGATGTTTTACTATTTCATGGAGACTACAATGTAACTGTACAACACACACAGGCCAACTCTTCCACCACTCTAGGTTTTAGGGTGACTAAAGATACTCCACAAGCAACCATCGACATTCTAATACATACCTGA